CGGGTTTGCACTAGCTACAAAGGTTAATGAGGAACAGAAGACTACGTCACCTTTTGTGACACCTAATAGCTCTAAAGCCAAGTGAATCGCAGCCGTTCCTGAACTAACTGCTGCCGCATGACCACTCCCCACGTAAGCCGCAAGCTCTTCCTCGAAAGCATCCACATTTGGACCAAGAGGAGCTATCCAATTGGAGGTGAACGCTGCTTGTACAAATAGCTGTTCCTCCTCTCCTAGATGAGGAGATGAGAGATAAATTCGTTCCTTCACTGCCTGCTTCATAGTATCCTCCCTTACAATTGATGGGTTTTTATCGGTTTTGCTGGTATGCCTATCGCTGTGCAAAAGGAGGGGATATGGCTCGTAACTGACGCTCCAGCTCCGACGGTAGACCATTTGCCAATCTGCTGACCGGGAATCGCTACACAGCCGATACCTAGATGAGAGCCTTCCTCCACCTTCACCCCTCCTGCTAACGCTACTTTAGGAGAAAGATGAACAAAATCCTCGACCACACAATCATGCTCCACAACGGTCGAGCTATTAATAATCGCATGCTGACCTACGGAGGCGTTTGCGTTAAGAACGGCATTGGCCATCACCACTGTACCTCTTCCTAGCGTGACACTAGAGCTAAGCATCGCACTAGGGTGCAGCAGTGAGACGTAACGCTCCAAGGGTAAATCTAGCTGAATGGTCAGCAGCTTACGTACATGATTGTTGCCGATGCCTACGACAAACTTCACATGAGGGAGAATCTCAGCAAGCTCCGTGGCGTATCGAATTGGACCACGAATCAAATCCTCCTCTTGAGAGGTTTCTGTATACTTATCATCTAAGATCCCTACCAGCTCGTATTCATCCCTGCGCAACGCGATAATATCTTGAATGACTCGACTATGACCACCATCACCTAATAGAATAATCTGTTGGGGTTGTTCACTCATGATCACTAACTCTCCTTTGTAGGTTGTGACGTACAAGCCTGTAGCTCAGAAGCTGATGATCCTTTAAACTTCTCTATAGTTGCCTGCCCCTGCTGATTAATCCCGTCCACCTTCAGTACTTTTAATACCGTTAGAAATAAAATCTTGATATCTAGCCAAAATGAGTGATGCTCTACATACCACACGTCTAGCTTGAATTTCTGCTCCCATGAAATGGCATTTCGCCCGTTTACCTGAGCCCACCCAGTGATACCTGGCTTTACTTCATGTCGCCGAGCCTGTTCAGACGTATATAATGGAAGATACTCCATCAATAGTGGTCTTGGACCGACAAAGCTAAGCTCTCCTTTGACTACGTTAAAGAGCTGCGGGAGCTCATCTAGACTGAGCTTTCTGACCACCCTCCCTGCTCTCGTTAACCGCTCATTATCTGGTAGTAATTGTTGATGCTCATCTCGCTCATCAGTCATTGTTCTGAACTTATAGATGTGAAACGGCCTGCCATTCAGCCCCGGTCTTTGCTGAGTGAAAATAACGGGAGAACCAACGCTCTTACGTAACACTATGGCTGTAACGACCATAACGGGAAAGCTAAGCAGAAGGGCTACGCTACCAAAAACCAAATCAACGGCTCGCTTCATAATAGCTCCCCCTTGCTTGCTTACTCAGCTTACTGTGGTCGGCAAGAATACTTTCTATCTGTTCCGCAAGCTTTAATCGATCATATTTCCTCTCTGCTAATGTTCTAGCGTTGCGTCCCATGATCCTTAGCTGCTCCTTCTGATCCTTTAGCTCAAGCAAAAGCTTACCTAGCTCTTCAGGTGACTTAGGATTCACGTAGTAGCCGATGCTATGCTGCTCCACAATATCCTTTGTCCAGCCATTTGAATTGACAATAACGGCTCGTCCTGCCGCTAAGGAGTCAAAGAACTTATTTGGTGAATTCGTAGCTAGGATAGGAAGATCCTTGAAGGATGTAATCGTAATGTCTGTTGCTCCTAAAATCTTGGGCATATCTTTCCTTGGAATCGAGCCTGTAAAAATAACGTTATCTAGCTCAAACTCTTCACACAACGCTT
This genomic stretch from Bacillus horti harbors:
- a CDS encoding acetyltransferase → MSEQPQQIILLGDGGHSRVIQDIIALRRDEYELVGILDDKYTETSQEEDLIRGPIRYATELAEILPHVKFVVGIGNNHVRKLLTIQLDLPLERYVSLLHPSAMLSSSVTLGRGTVVMANAVLNANASVGQHAIINSSTVVEHDCVVEDFVHLSPKVALAGGVKVEEGSHLGIGCVAIPGQQIGKWSTVGAGASVTSHIPSFCTAIGIPAKPIKTHQL
- a CDS encoding sugar transferase; this translates as MKRAVDLVFGSVALLLSFPVMVVTAIVLRKSVGSPVIFTQQRPGLNGRPFHIYKFRTMTDERDEHQQLLPDNERLTRAGRVVRKLSLDELPQLFNVVKGELSFVGPRPLLMEYLPLYTSEQARRHEVKPGITGWAQVNGRNAISWEQKFKLDVWYVEHHSFWLDIKILFLTVLKVLKVDGINQQGQATIEKFKGSSASELQACTSQPTKES